A window from Streptomyces sp. NBC_00299 encodes these proteins:
- a CDS encoding bifunctional aldolase/short-chain dehydrogenase: MAPHPEAAALLARSHRLGSDPRNTNYAGGNASAKGIGTDPVTGGGVELMWVKGSGGDLGTLTEAGLAVLRLDRMRALVDVYPGVEREDEMVAAFDYCLHGKGGAAPSIDTAMHGLVAAAHVDHLHPDSGIALACAADGEKLTAECFGDSVVWVPWRRPGFQLGLDIAAVKEANPQAIGCVLGGHGITAWGDTSEECERNSLHIIRTAEAFLAERGKPEPFGPLIEGYAALGAGERRERAAALAPVIRGIASQDRPQVGHFTDSEVVLDFLASAEHPRLAALGTSCPDHFLRTKVRPLVLDLPPTAPLDEAIARLGELHTVYREEYAAYYRRHALPDSPAMRGADPAIVLVPGVGMFSFGKDKQTARVAGEFYVNAVNVMRGAEAVSTYAPIEESEKFRIEYWALEEAKLQRMPEPKALATRVAFVTGAGSGIGKAIAHRLVAEGACVVVADLDADNAQAVAEELGGPDKAVAVAVDVTSEEQIADAFKAAVLAFGGVDLVVNNAGISISKPLLETSAKDWDLQHDIMARGSFLVSREAARVMIAQRLGGDVVYIASKNAVFAGPNNIAYSATKADQAHQVRLLAAELGEHGIRVNGVNPDGVVRGSGIFAGGWGAQRAAVYGVEEDKLGEFYAQRTILKREVLPEHVANAVFALTGGDLTHTTGLHVPVDAGVAAAFLR; the protein is encoded by the coding sequence ATGGCTCCCCATCCCGAAGCCGCCGCTCTCCTCGCCCGGTCCCACCGCCTCGGCTCCGATCCCCGGAACACCAACTACGCCGGTGGAAACGCGTCCGCCAAGGGCATCGGCACCGATCCCGTCACCGGCGGTGGCGTCGAGCTGATGTGGGTCAAAGGGTCCGGTGGTGACCTCGGCACGCTCACCGAGGCCGGGCTGGCTGTGCTGCGGCTGGACCGTATGCGGGCCCTTGTCGACGTCTACCCGGGCGTCGAGCGGGAGGACGAGATGGTCGCCGCGTTCGACTACTGCCTGCACGGCAAGGGCGGGGCGGCTCCGTCGATCGACACCGCCATGCACGGGCTCGTGGCGGCCGCGCATGTCGATCATCTGCATCCCGACTCCGGCATCGCTCTCGCCTGTGCCGCCGACGGGGAGAAGCTGACCGCCGAGTGCTTCGGGGACAGCGTGGTGTGGGTACCGTGGCGGCGGCCCGGGTTTCAGCTGGGGCTGGACATCGCCGCGGTCAAGGAGGCCAATCCGCAGGCCATCGGGTGCGTGCTCGGCGGGCACGGCATCACCGCCTGGGGTGACACCTCCGAGGAGTGCGAGCGCAATTCGCTGCACATCATCCGGACCGCCGAGGCGTTTCTCGCCGAGCGCGGGAAGCCGGAGCCCTTCGGGCCGCTGATCGAGGGGTACGCGGCGCTCGGCGCCGGCGAGCGGCGGGAGCGGGCCGCGGCGCTGGCGCCGGTCATCCGCGGCATCGCCTCGCAGGACCGCCCGCAGGTCGGTCACTTCACCGACTCCGAGGTCGTCCTCGACTTCCTCGCGAGCGCCGAGCACCCGCGACTCGCCGCGCTCGGTACGTCCTGCCCCGATCACTTCCTGCGCACCAAGGTGCGGCCGCTCGTCCTCGACCTGCCGCCCACCGCTCCCCTCGACGAGGCGATCGCCCGGCTGGGGGAGCTGCACACCGTGTACCGCGAGGAGTACGCCGCCTACTACCGGCGGCACGCCCTGCCCGACTCCCCCGCCATGCGCGGCGCCGACCCGGCGATCGTGCTGGTCCCGGGCGTCGGCATGTTCAGCTTCGGCAAGGACAAGCAGACCGCCCGGGTCGCCGGCGAGTTCTACGTCAACGCCGTCAACGTGATGCGCGGGGCCGAGGCGGTCTCGACGTACGCGCCCATCGAGGAGTCCGAGAAGTTCCGCATCGAGTACTGGGCGCTTGAGGAGGCCAAGCTTCAGCGGATGCCGGAGCCCAAGGCGCTCGCGACGCGGGTCGCGTTCGTGACCGGCGCCGGGAGTGGGATCGGGAAGGCCATCGCGCACCGGCTCGTCGCCGAGGGCGCGTGTGTGGTGGTCGCCGACCTCGACGCCGACAACGCCCAGGCCGTCGCCGAGGAGCTGGGCGGGCCCGACAAGGCCGTGGCGGTGGCGGTGGACGTCACGTCCGAGGAGCAGATCGCCGACGCGTTCAAGGCGGCCGTGCTGGCCTTCGGCGGAGTCGATCTCGTCGTCAACAACGCCGGGATCTCCATCTCCAAGCCCCTTCTCGAGACCTCGGCCAAGGACTGGGACCTGCAGCACGACATCATGGCGCGTGGCTCCTTCCTCGTGTCGAGGGAAGCGGCGCGCGTGATGATCGCCCAGCGGCTGGGCGGGGATGTCGTCTACATCGCCTCCAAGAACGCGGTCTTCGCCGGGCCCAACAACATCGCCTACTCGGCTACCAAGGCCGACCAGGCCCACCAAGTGCGGCTGCTGGCTGCCGAGTTGGGTGAGCACGGCATCCGCGTCAACGGCGTCAACCCGGACGGCGTGGTCCGCGGGTCCGGGATCTTCGCCGGTGGCTGGGGTGCTCAGCGGGCCGCCGTGTACGGCGTCGAGGAGGACAAGCTGGGTGAGTTCTACGCCCAGCGGACCATCCTCAAGCGGGAGGTTCTTCCTGAGCATGTCGCGAACGCCGTCTTCGCGCTCACCGGCGGGGACCTGACCCACACCACGGGACTGCACGTCCCGGTCGACGCCGGCGTCGCGGCCGCCTTCCTGCGGTGA
- a CDS encoding rhamnulokinase, whose translation MKSYAAVDLGASSGRVMVGRVGPDRLELTEAHRFPNRPVRVPEGLRWDVLALYAGVLTGLRAAGQVDSVGIDSWAVDYGLLDAAGALLGNPVHYRDSRTEGVAEKVWATVPAEELYAATGLQYAPFNTLYQLTAARASTQLQYAERLLLVPDLLTYWLTGEQGTELTNASTTQLIDPRTRDWAYDIASRLGIDLGLFAPLRQPGEPAGVLRDEVLQETGLSGPVPVTAVGSHDTASAVAAVPADGGERFAYICTGTWSLAGLELDAPVRTEESRAANFTNELGLDGTVRYLRNIMGLWLLQECVRAWGDPDLGGLLLDASEVPALRSVVDAGDAAFLAPGRMPERIAEACRASGQPVPVSPAEITRCILDSLALAHRRAIRDAERLADHPVDVVHVVGGGARNALLCRLTADACGLPVVAGPGEAAALGNVLVQARSHGLVGDLADGRRLLTRTQPLTRYEPRGDAARWSEAEARLLRK comes from the coding sequence GTGAAGTCGTACGCAGCGGTCGACCTCGGTGCGTCCAGCGGGCGTGTCATGGTCGGCCGCGTCGGCCCCGACCGGCTGGAGCTGACCGAGGCGCACCGCTTCCCGAACCGGCCCGTGCGGGTGCCCGAGGGGCTGCGCTGGGATGTTCTCGCCCTGTACGCGGGCGTGCTCACGGGGCTGCGGGCGGCCGGTCAGGTCGACTCGGTCGGCATCGACAGCTGGGCCGTCGACTACGGCCTGCTGGACGCGGCCGGGGCCCTGCTCGGCAACCCCGTACACTACCGGGACTCCCGGACGGAGGGCGTCGCGGAGAAGGTGTGGGCGACCGTCCCGGCCGAGGAGCTGTATGCGGCCACCGGGTTGCAGTACGCGCCCTTCAACACCCTGTATCAGCTGACGGCCGCCCGGGCCTCGACTCAACTGCAGTACGCCGAGCGGCTGTTGCTCGTTCCGGACCTGCTGACGTACTGGCTCACCGGCGAGCAGGGCACCGAGCTCACCAACGCCTCCACCACCCAGCTGATCGATCCCCGGACACGCGACTGGGCCTACGACATCGCCTCCCGGCTGGGCATCGACCTGGGCCTGTTCGCGCCGCTGCGGCAACCCGGCGAGCCCGCGGGGGTGCTGCGCGACGAGGTGCTTCAGGAGACCGGGCTGAGCGGCCCGGTGCCGGTGACGGCGGTGGGGTCGCACGACACCGCGTCCGCCGTGGCCGCCGTTCCGGCCGACGGCGGCGAGCGGTTCGCGTACATCTGCACCGGCACCTGGTCGCTGGCGGGGCTGGAGCTGGACGCCCCCGTGCGGACCGAGGAGAGCCGGGCCGCCAACTTCACCAATGAGCTGGGGCTGGACGGCACGGTCCGGTACCTGCGGAACATCATGGGGCTGTGGTTGCTCCAGGAGTGCGTACGGGCCTGGGGCGACCCCGACCTGGGCGGGCTGCTGCTCGACGCTTCCGAGGTGCCGGCGCTGCGGTCGGTCGTGGACGCGGGGGACGCGGCGTTCCTGGCGCCGGGGCGGATGCCGGAGCGGATCGCCGAGGCGTGCCGGGCCTCGGGGCAGCCGGTGCCCGTCTCGCCCGCCGAGATCACGCGCTGCATCCTCGACTCGCTCGCCCTGGCCCACCGGCGCGCGATCCGGGACGCCGAGCGGCTGGCCGACCATCCGGTCGACGTCGTGCATGTCGTCGGGGGCGGCGCCCGCAACGCCCTGCTGTGCCGGCTGACCGCCGACGCCTGCGGGCTGCCGGTGGTGGCCGGCCCGGGCGAGGCCGCAGCCCTCGGGAACGTCCTGGTCCAGGCGCGGTCCCACGGGCTGGTCGGCGACCTCGCCGACGGGCGGCGCCTGCTCACCCGTACACAGCCGCTGACCCGGTACGAGCCTCGGGGGGACGCGGCGCGCTGGAGTGAGGCGGAGGCACGGCTCCTCCGGAAGTGA
- a CDS encoding (Fe-S)-binding protein → MRVALFLTCVNDTLYPDTGRAVVKLLTRLGVEVDFPMAQTCCGQAHYNTGYRHEAEPLARHFSDVFGEYEAIVTPSGSCGAMVRELYPRMGERARAEGRGDTLAATLAPVVPKTYELTEFLVDVLGVTDVGAYYPHRVTYHPTCHGLRGLGLADRPRRLLQAVKGLELAELPGADECCGFGGTFALKNADVSAAMGTDKVRNAESTGAEVLCAADNSCLMHIGGTMTRLRTGMRPVHIAEILASTEEDPAA, encoded by the coding sequence ATGCGTGTCGCCCTGTTCCTGACCTGTGTCAACGACACGCTCTATCCGGACACCGGGCGCGCTGTGGTGAAACTGCTGACCAGACTGGGCGTCGAGGTCGACTTCCCGATGGCTCAGACCTGCTGCGGGCAGGCGCACTACAACACCGGATACCGACATGAGGCCGAGCCGCTCGCCCGGCATTTCTCCGATGTCTTCGGGGAGTACGAGGCGATCGTCACCCCGTCCGGATCGTGCGGGGCGATGGTGCGCGAGCTGTATCCGCGGATGGGTGAGCGGGCTCGGGCCGAGGGGCGCGGGGACACGCTCGCGGCGACCCTGGCGCCGGTCGTGCCGAAGACGTACGAGCTGACGGAGTTCCTGGTGGACGTGCTGGGGGTGACGGACGTGGGCGCCTACTACCCACACAGGGTGACGTACCACCCGACCTGTCACGGGCTGCGCGGGCTGGGGCTGGCCGACCGGCCCCGGCGGCTGCTCCAGGCCGTCAAGGGGCTGGAGTTGGCGGAGTTGCCGGGCGCGGACGAGTGCTGCGGGTTCGGCGGGACCTTCGCGCTGAAGAACGCCGATGTCTCGGCGGCGATGGGCACGGACAAGGTGCGCAACGCCGAGTCGACGGGCGCCGAGGTGCTGTGCGCGGCCGACAACTCCTGTCTGATGCACATCGGCGGGACCATGACCCGGCTGCGGACGGGTATGCGGCCGGTGCACATCGCGGAGATCCTGGCGAGCACGGAGGAGGACCCGGCGGCATGA
- a CDS encoding LutB/LldF family L-lactate oxidation iron-sulfur protein has product MSGTFVGMPAFPEAAHEAVHDTTLRGNLRHATHTIRAKRAKAVAEVSDWTALREAGKRIKDHTLHHLDRYLVQLEESVTAAGGTVHWAADADEANRIVADLVKATGESEVVKVKSMATQEIGLNEALEAEGIRAYETDLAELIVQLGKDRPSHILVPAIHRNRGEIRDIFRREMGQWGRPAPEGLTDTPAELAEAARLHLREKFLRAKVGISGANFMVAETGTLVVVESEGNGRMCLTLPETLISVVGIEKIVPTWRDLEVFLQTLPRSSTAERMNPYTSMWTGTTDSETADGPKTFHLVLLDNGRTDTLSDEVGRQALRCIRCSACLNVCPVYERAGGHAYGSVYPGPIGAILSPQLRGVTSEIDASLPYASSLCGACYEVCPVAIDIPEVLVHLRERVVEGGQVTSNGNKVVLKPAKGHAAERAAMRAARWAFSHPGALRTGQRFASRTRRLHPRSLPGPGKAWSGTRDLPAVPAEPFRDWWQRTQGGKDGAK; this is encoded by the coding sequence ATGAGTGGAACGTTCGTGGGAATGCCGGCGTTTCCGGAGGCCGCGCACGAGGCCGTGCACGACACGACCCTGCGCGGCAACCTGCGTCACGCCACGCACACGATCCGCGCCAAGCGGGCCAAGGCCGTCGCGGAGGTGTCCGACTGGACGGCCCTGCGGGAGGCCGGGAAACGGATCAAGGACCATACGCTGCATCATCTCGACCGGTATCTCGTGCAGTTGGAGGAGTCGGTCACGGCGGCGGGCGGCACGGTCCACTGGGCCGCCGACGCCGACGAGGCCAACCGGATCGTGGCCGATCTTGTGAAGGCGACCGGTGAGTCGGAGGTCGTCAAGGTCAAGTCGATGGCCACGCAGGAGATCGGACTGAACGAGGCCCTGGAGGCGGAGGGCATCCGCGCGTACGAGACCGATCTCGCGGAGCTGATCGTGCAGTTGGGCAAGGACCGGCCCTCGCACATCCTCGTCCCGGCCATCCATCGCAACCGGGGCGAGATCCGGGACATCTTCCGGCGTGAGATGGGCCAGTGGGGCCGCCCGGCTCCGGAAGGCCTGACGGACACCCCCGCCGAACTCGCCGAGGCGGCCCGGCTGCACCTGCGCGAGAAGTTCCTGCGCGCCAAGGTCGGTATTTCCGGCGCCAACTTCATGGTCGCCGAGACCGGCACGCTGGTCGTCGTGGAGTCCGAGGGCAACGGACGGATGTGTCTGACCCTGCCCGAGACGCTGATCTCGGTCGTCGGCATCGAGAAGATCGTGCCCACCTGGCGGGACCTGGAGGTGTTCCTGCAGACCCTCCCCCGCTCCTCCACCGCCGAGCGCATGAACCCGTACACGTCCATGTGGACCGGCACGACGGACTCCGAGACGGCAGACGGGCCGAAGACCTTCCATCTGGTCCTCCTCGACAACGGGCGGACCGACACGCTCTCCGACGAGGTCGGCCGCCAGGCCCTGCGCTGCATCCGCTGCTCGGCGTGCCTCAACGTCTGCCCCGTCTACGAGCGGGCCGGCGGTCACGCCTACGGCTCGGTCTATCCGGGCCCGATCGGTGCCATCCTCAGCCCCCAACTCCGGGGCGTGACGAGCGAGATCGACGCCTCACTGCCGTATGCGTCATCGCTGTGCGGCGCCTGCTACGAGGTCTGCCCGGTCGCCATCGACATCCCCGAGGTGCTGGTGCATCTGCGGGAGCGTGTCGTCGAGGGCGGCCAGGTGACCTCGAACGGCAACAAGGTGGTCCTGAAGCCCGCGAAGGGGCATGCCGCCGAGCGGGCCGCGATGCGGGCGGCACGCTGGGCGTTCAGCCACCCGGGCGCACTGCGCACCGGCCAGCGTTTCGCGTCACGCACCCGCCGCCTGCATCCACGCTCGCTGCCAGGCCCTGGCAAGGCGTGGAGCGGAACGAGGGATCTGCCGGCGGTGCCTGCGGAGCCGTTCCGGGACTGGTGGCAGCGGACGCAGGGCGGAAAGGACGGTGCCAAGTGA
- a CDS encoding LutC/YkgG family protein encodes MSSRERILGRVRRALADVPDTPRDEPPYEEAVPRDYLREHGQRSVAETVDLLAENLADYRAIVHRTTTEELPHLIMRLLAERGPQYVLVPPGLPPEWMSAADPTRVHDRAVSTPHELDKVESVVTGCALAIAETGTLVLDGSPDQGRRRITLVPDHHICVVRVPEQVVSSVPQALERLDPTRPLTWISGPSATSDIELDRVEGVHGPRTLEVVLVGPDGS; translated from the coding sequence GTGAGCAGCAGGGAACGGATCCTGGGCCGGGTGCGACGCGCGCTGGCGGACGTACCGGACACGCCCCGGGACGAGCCACCGTACGAGGAGGCGGTTCCGCGGGACTATCTGCGGGAGCACGGGCAGCGGAGTGTCGCGGAGACGGTCGATCTGCTGGCCGAGAACCTGGCGGACTACCGGGCGATCGTGCACCGGACGACCACGGAGGAACTGCCCCACCTGATCATGCGGTTGCTCGCCGAACGAGGGCCCCAGTACGTGCTCGTCCCTCCGGGTCTCCCGCCGGAGTGGATGTCGGCCGCCGACCCCACCCGCGTCCACGACCGCGCCGTGAGTACGCCTCACGAACTCGACAAGGTCGAGAGCGTGGTCACCGGCTGCGCACTCGCCATCGCCGAGACCGGCACCCTCGTCCTCGACGGCTCCCCCGACCAGGGCCGTCGCCGCATCACGCTCGTGCCCGATCACCACATCTGCGTCGTACGGGTCCCCGAGCAGGTCGTGTCGTCGGTCCCTCAGGCGCTGGAACGCCTCGATCCCACCCGCCCGTTGACGTGGATCTCCGGCCCCTCGGCCACCAGCGACATCGAGCTGGACCGGGTGGAGGGGGTGCACGGCCCGCGCACGCTGGAGGTCGTCCTGGTCGGCCCCGACGGCAGCTGA
- a CDS encoding FAD-dependent oxidoreductase: MDEPTRTRTSYWIETAPPGDLAPPPDGDLTVDVAVVGAGIAGIATAWELARRGHGVALLEADRIAAGVTGHTTAKLTAQHTLIYDRLRRTRGKDGARLYATSQTDAIRHAADVVDELGIDCDWEETAAYTYAEDGDRTDELRAEADAAREAGLRAEYVTGTELPFPVAGAVRVEEQAQFHPRKYLLALAADLKRLGGQVYEHTRVVGLSEGEPCVLTTEDGVKVTAGKVVVATHYPIFDRALLFTRLSPRRELVVTAPIDAAKAPTGMYITPEQNTRSLRTAPYGDGKRLLIVTGEHFTPGAGGDVEARFDALTRWAVERFGDLTFTHRWATQDNDSTDSVPLVGPLHPASRHVHVATGFGGWGLSGGIMAGRLLCDLITGRENLWSDLYDPRRLKSVVREGKDFVKHQTDVARHFVGDRLHHLPGPSTTSVDDIAPGEGAIVHVSGKRCAVHRDDDGNVHAVSAKCTHLGCLVAFNRAERTWECPCHGSRFDPDGRVVQGPAVRPLERRDL; this comes from the coding sequence ATGGACGAGCCGACCCGCACCCGCACGTCGTACTGGATCGAGACGGCGCCGCCCGGCGACCTCGCGCCCCCGCCGGACGGTGACCTCACGGTCGACGTGGCCGTCGTGGGCGCGGGGATCGCCGGGATCGCCACGGCCTGGGAGCTGGCCCGGCGGGGTCACGGGGTCGCCCTGCTGGAGGCGGACCGGATCGCCGCCGGCGTCACCGGGCACACCACAGCCAAGCTGACCGCCCAGCACACCCTGATCTACGACCGGCTCCGCCGCACCCGCGGCAAGGACGGCGCCCGCCTGTACGCGACCTCGCAGACGGACGCGATCCGGCACGCCGCCGACGTCGTCGACGAGCTCGGCATCGACTGCGACTGGGAGGAGACGGCGGCCTACACCTACGCCGAGGACGGGGACCGTACCGACGAACTGCGCGCCGAGGCCGATGCCGCCCGGGAGGCCGGCCTGCGCGCGGAGTACGTGACCGGGACGGAGCTGCCGTTTCCGGTGGCGGGGGCGGTGCGCGTCGAGGAACAGGCGCAGTTCCATCCCCGCAAGTACCTGCTGGCGCTGGCCGCCGACCTCAAACGCCTCGGCGGGCAGGTGTACGAGCACACACGCGTGGTGGGTCTGTCCGAGGGCGAGCCCTGCGTGCTGACGACCGAGGACGGTGTGAAGGTGACGGCCGGCAAGGTCGTGGTCGCCACCCACTACCCGATCTTCGACCGGGCGCTGCTGTTCACCCGCCTCTCGCCCCGGCGGGAACTGGTCGTCACCGCCCCCATCGACGCGGCCAAGGCACCCACCGGCATGTACATCACCCCCGAGCAGAACACCCGCTCGCTCCGCACGGCCCCCTACGGGGACGGAAAACGCCTGCTCATCGTCACCGGCGAGCACTTCACCCCGGGCGCGGGCGGCGATGTCGAGGCGCGCTTCGACGCGCTGACCCGCTGGGCGGTGGAGCGCTTCGGTGACCTCACCTTCACCCACCGCTGGGCCACGCAGGACAACGACTCCACCGACTCCGTCCCGCTCGTCGGCCCCCTGCACCCCGCCAGCCGTCATGTCCACGTGGCCACCGGCTTCGGCGGCTGGGGACTCAGCGGCGGCATCATGGCGGGCCGCCTGCTCTGCGACCTGATCACCGGTCGGGAGAACCTGTGGAGCGACCTCTACGACCCACGCCGTCTGAAGTCCGTCGTCCGCGAGGGCAAGGACTTCGTCAAGCACCAGACCGACGTCGCCCGCCACTTCGTCGGCGACCGGCTGCACCACCTTCCCGGCCCGTCGACCACATCGGTGGACGACATCGCCCCCGGCGAAGGCGCCATCGTCCACGTGTCCGGCAAGCGCTGCGCAGTCCACCGCGACGACGACGGCAACGTGCACGCCGTCTCCGCCAAGTGCACCCACCTCGGCTGCCTGGTCGCGTTCAACCGCGCGGAACGAACCTGGGAGTGCCCCTGCCACGGCTCCCGCTTCGATCCGGACGGCCGTGTCGTCCAGGGGCCCGCCGTACGGCCGTTGGAGCGGCGCGACCTCTGA